The following coding sequences are from one Bacillota bacterium window:
- a CDS encoding DUF1292 domain-containing protein, which yields MDEQDREDQDFVVLTDENGEEHRFELLDVISVDANEYAVLADPDSENEAFVLRIDTDAEGNETLSEVQDEEEWKQVAEAWERLQDEDWDEEDEDDEEWEEEFDADYEDEEEAEDDLDEEEDEDEEGDDGKGPRRTGR from the coding sequence ATGGACGAGCAGGATCGGGAGGACCAGGATTTCGTGGTGTTGACGGACGAGAACGGGGAGGAGCATCGCTTCGAGCTCCTCGACGTGATCAGCGTGGATGCGAACGAGTACGCCGTCCTGGCCGATCCTGATTCGGAGAACGAGGCCTTCGTCCTGCGCATCGACACCGACGCCGAGGGGAACGAGACCCTGAGCGAGGTCCAGGACGAGGAGGAGTGGAAGCAGGTGGCCGAGGCCTGGGAGCGGCTCCAGGACGAGGACTGGGACGAAGAGGACGAGGACGACGAGGAGTGGGAAGAGGAGTTCGACGCCGACTACGAGGACGAGGAGGAGGCGGAGGACGACCTCGACGAGGAGGAGGACGAGGACGAGGAGGGTGACGACGGCAAGGGACCGCGCCGGACGGGGCGCTGA
- a CDS encoding carbohydrate ABC transporter permease, producing MLSASFTRPVDLSSWPPHLLPPVATWANYREAVTSQDFGLYLRNSAVVSLAATFWTLLLGALAAYPLGRMRLPGRQLILLAVLGLSMFPSLAVLLPLFSLLQRLGWLNSYPALILPYTAFNLPITIWILATFFRGIPRELEEAAQVDGAGLATVLGRVILPLAGPGLGTAGILVFIADWTEFLFALTFNSESAMRTLPVGIALFGGQYLLPWGTIFAGAAIAILPPVLLVVLFQRWVVAGLTAGALKG from the coding sequence ATGCTCTCCGCTTCCTTTACCCGGCCCGTCGACCTGAGCAGCTGGCCGCCGCACCTCCTGCCTCCGGTAGCGACGTGGGCCAACTACCGGGAGGCCGTCACCTCCCAGGACTTCGGCCTCTACCTGCGCAACAGCGCCGTCGTCTCCCTGGCCGCCACGTTCTGGACGCTCCTTCTGGGGGCGCTGGCCGCCTACCCGCTGGGGCGGATGCGCCTGCCCGGCCGCCAGCTCATCCTCCTCGCCGTGCTCGGGCTGAGCATGTTCCCCTCGCTGGCGGTGCTCCTGCCCCTCTTCTCGCTCCTCCAGCGCCTGGGCTGGCTGAACAGCTACCCGGCCCTCATCCTGCCGTACACGGCCTTCAACCTGCCCATCACCATCTGGATCCTGGCCACCTTCTTCCGCGGCATCCCGCGCGAGCTGGAGGAGGCGGCCCAGGTGGACGGTGCCGGGTTGGCCACGGTGCTGGGGCGCGTCATCCTCCCCCTGGCCGGCCCGGGCCTGGGGACGGCGGGCATCCTGGTCTTCATCGCCGACTGGACCGAGTTCCTCTTCGCCCTCACCTTCAACAGCGAGAGCGCCATGCGGACGCTGCCGGTGGGCATCGCGCTCTTCGGGGGCCAGTATCTGCTCCCCTGGGGGACGATCTTCGCCGGCGCGGCCATCGCCATCCTGCCGCCCGTGCTGCTGGTCGTCCTCTTCCAGCGCTGGGTGGTGGCCGGGCTGACCGCCGGCGCGCTGAAGGGGTAG
- the ruvX gene encoding Holliday junction resolvase RuvX has protein sequence MGRVLGVDVGERRIGLALSDPLGWTAQPLMTLVRAGEAETLEALKRLCLRLDVERIVVGLPRTLRGELGPQARRVEAFARALAGATGLPVVFEDERLTTVEAERAMLEADLSRRRRRQAVDRTAAALILQSYLERRRAAGASGPEAAGEGPEAGPERPAGGGGGADAFD, from the coding sequence CTGGGGCGCGTGCTGGGCGTCGACGTGGGCGAGCGCCGCATCGGCCTGGCGCTCAGCGACCCGCTGGGCTGGACGGCGCAGCCGCTGATGACGCTCGTCCGGGCCGGGGAGGCGGAGACGCTGGAGGCGCTGAAGCGCCTCTGCCTCCGCCTGGACGTGGAGCGGATCGTGGTCGGCCTGCCGCGCACGCTGCGCGGCGAGCTGGGCCCGCAGGCGCGCCGGGTGGAGGCCTTCGCCCGGGCGCTGGCCGGGGCGACGGGGCTGCCGGTGGTCTTCGAGGACGAACGCCTGACCACGGTGGAGGCGGAGCGGGCCATGCTGGAGGCGGACCTCTCGCGGCGGCGGCGGCGGCAGGCCGTCGACCGGACGGCGGCGGCGCTCATCCTCCAGTCCTACCTGGAGCGGCGGCGGGCGGCGGGCGCGTCCGGGCCGGAGGCCGCCGGGGAGGGCCCGGAAGCCGGCCCGGAGCGGCCCGCGGGAGGCGGCGGAGGCGCCGACGCCTTCGATTGA
- a CDS encoding sugar ABC transporter permease, protein MTGWLLLAPAALVVTGVALLPTALTVAQSFERVTLASGGFRAAWAGLGNYAFLLASDEFRQSLGFTLLFTLATVAAELVLGLLLALAVHSALPGRGLVRTVLLVPWALITVVSAEVWRFIDDGTYGVANAILMALGLLDHRVTWLSQPDLAVGAMMVADVWKTVPFVGLLLLAGLETIPEELHEAARIDGAGGWRGFWGVTLPLLRPSLLLALLYRTIQAFVGLFDLPFVLTGGGPGYATESVAIYAWKQMFQNLRFGEGAAASVFAFLVALLLALVYVRVVAPSALGGEEP, encoded by the coding sequence ATGACGGGCTGGCTCCTGCTGGCTCCGGCGGCGCTGGTGGTGACCGGCGTCGCGCTCCTGCCCACGGCGCTGACGGTGGCGCAGAGCTTCGAGCGCGTCACCCTGGCGTCCGGCGGCTTCCGCGCCGCCTGGGCCGGCCTCGGAAACTACGCCTTTCTCCTCGCCAGCGACGAGTTCCGCCAGTCGCTGGGCTTCACCCTGCTCTTCACGCTGGCGACGGTGGCGGCCGAGCTGGTGCTGGGCCTCCTTCTCGCCCTGGCCGTCCACTCGGCCCTGCCGGGCCGGGGGCTGGTGCGGACGGTGCTGCTCGTCCCCTGGGCGCTGATCACCGTCGTCTCGGCCGAGGTCTGGCGGTTCATCGACGACGGCACCTACGGCGTGGCCAACGCCATCCTGATGGCACTGGGCCTGCTGGACCACCGCGTCACCTGGCTCAGCCAGCCGGACCTGGCGGTGGGCGCGATGATGGTGGCCGACGTCTGGAAGACGGTCCCCTTCGTCGGCCTCCTCCTCCTGGCGGGGCTCGAGACCATCCCCGAAGAGCTCCACGAGGCGGCGCGCATCGACGGCGCAGGCGGCTGGCGCGGCTTCTGGGGCGTCACGCTGCCGCTCCTCCGCCCCAGTCTCCTGCTGGCGCTCCTTTACCGGACGATCCAGGCCTTCGTCGGCCTTTTCGACCTGCCCTTCGTCCTGACGGGCGGAGGGCCCGGCTACGCCACCGAGTCGGTGGCCATCTACGCCTGGAAGCAGATGTTCCAGAACCTCCGCTTCGGAGAGGGGGCGGCGGCCAGCGTCTTCGCCTTTCTGGTGGCGCTCTTGCTGGCGCTGGTCTACGTGCGTGTGGTGGCGCCCTCCGCCCTGGGAGGGGAGGAGCCGTGA
- a CDS encoding ABC transporter substrate-binding protein — MRRKLALLAAGLWLVAGCAAPAQTGGQGGGGGQAAQPGPVTIVWSSGPLSNLGLRQQLIDMFERQHPEIRVQLNQLPNSTDTQRNTYVTQISSGSPTPDVYSGDVIWPAQFASHGLALALDRYFPKSFTDQLIPGAVQADTFQGKLYAVPWFTDAGFLYYRKDLLEKYHLPVPATWDQLLQEAETLQRQGAVRYGFVFQGAQYEGLVCDFTEMLAGAGGQVLTPDGKVVLDSPQAVQAARFLRELVQSGVAPEAVSTYQEPDSLNVFANGDAAFLRNWPYAWAVLNDPQQSKVVGKVGMAVLPDWPGGTRGPAALGGWNLFINPHSKHVREAVTFIQFLVGPEAQKFIALKGGHLPVLLSTYEDAQVRAANPFFALKPTIVPRPSWTPNYPELSSQLQVSLHQILTGQVSPAAGIRQASQAIQQLVQQP; from the coding sequence GTGCGCCGAAAGCTCGCCCTGCTGGCCGCCGGCCTCTGGCTGGTCGCCGGATGCGCCGCGCCCGCCCAGACCGGTGGCCAGGGCGGCGGCGGGGGCCAGGCGGCCCAGCCGGGGCCGGTGACCATCGTCTGGTCCTCGGGGCCGCTCTCCAACCTGGGCCTGCGCCAGCAGCTCATCGACATGTTCGAGCGGCAGCATCCGGAGATCCGGGTCCAGCTCAACCAGCTGCCCAACTCGACCGACACGCAGCGGAACACCTACGTGACGCAGATCTCCTCGGGCAGCCCGACGCCGGACGTCTACTCCGGCGACGTCATCTGGCCCGCCCAGTTCGCCTCCCATGGCTTGGCGCTGGCGCTGGACCGCTACTTCCCCAAGAGCTTCACGGACCAGCTGATCCCGGGCGCCGTCCAGGCGGACACCTTCCAGGGGAAGCTCTACGCCGTCCCCTGGTTCACCGACGCGGGCTTCCTCTACTACAGGAAGGACCTCCTGGAAAAGTACCACCTGCCCGTACCCGCCACCTGGGACCAGCTGCTCCAGGAGGCCGAGACGCTCCAGCGGCAGGGCGCCGTCCGCTACGGCTTCGTCTTCCAGGGCGCCCAGTATGAGGGCCTGGTCTGCGATTTCACCGAGATGCTGGCCGGGGCCGGCGGGCAGGTGTTGACGCCCGACGGCAAGGTGGTGCTCGACTCGCCGCAGGCCGTCCAGGCCGCCCGGTTCCTGCGCGAGCTGGTGCAGAGCGGCGTGGCGCCCGAGGCGGTCAGCACCTACCAGGAGCCCGACTCGCTCAACGTCTTCGCCAACGGCGACGCGGCCTTCCTGCGCAACTGGCCCTACGCCTGGGCGGTGCTCAACGATCCCCAGCAGTCCAAGGTGGTGGGCAAGGTGGGGATGGCAGTGCTGCCCGACTGGCCCGGCGGCACCCGCGGCCCGGCCGCCCTGGGCGGCTGGAACCTCTTCATCAACCCGCACTCCAAGCACGTTCGGGAGGCCGTCACCTTCATCCAGTTCCTGGTCGGCCCGGAGGCGCAGAAGTTCATCGCGCTCAAGGGCGGTCACCTGCCCGTCCTCCTCTCCACCTATGAGGACGCGCAGGTGCGGGCCGCCAACCCCTTCTTCGCGCTGAAGCCGACCATCGTGCCCCGGCCTAGCTGGACGCCCAACTACCCGGAGCTCTCCTCGCAGCTGCAGGTCTCGCTCCACCAGATCCTGACCGGGCAAGTCTCGCCGGCCGCCGGCATCCGCCAGGCGAGCCAGGCCATCCAGCAGCTGGTCCAGCAGCCGTGA